One segment of Candidatus Neomarinimicrobiota bacterium DNA contains the following:
- the sufC gene encoding Fe-S cluster assembly ATPase SufC: protein MLEIKNLHVGVPGTSILKGINLELQAGELHVIMGPNGSGKSTLAQVLAGRDTYHVSAGEVRYKGQDLLSMSPELRAREGVFLSFQYPVVIPGVNNTFFLQAALNAKRKHQGGEELDAVDFLALVKKRMRQVELDEKFLSRPVNEGFSGGEKKRNEILQMLTLEPDLAILDETDSGLDIDALKIVAAGINRFRSPERAILLITHYQRILNYLEPDRVHVLMDGRFVMSGGMELARELEEKGYGWLQAPTSNGAPAPAA, encoded by the coding sequence CGGGACCAGCATCCTGAAGGGGATCAACCTGGAGCTACAGGCGGGCGAACTGCACGTCATCATGGGGCCCAACGGATCGGGGAAGAGCACCCTGGCCCAGGTTCTGGCGGGGCGGGACACCTACCACGTGAGCGCAGGTGAGGTACGCTACAAGGGCCAGGACCTGTTGTCTATGAGTCCGGAGTTGCGCGCCCGGGAAGGCGTGTTCCTATCGTTCCAGTACCCGGTGGTGATCCCGGGCGTGAACAACACCTTTTTCCTGCAGGCGGCGCTCAATGCCAAGCGCAAACACCAGGGCGGCGAGGAGCTGGACGCGGTGGATTTTCTGGCCCTGGTGAAGAAGCGCATGCGGCAGGTTGAGCTGGACGAAAAATTCCTGAGCCGGCCAGTAAATGAGGGCTTTTCGGGGGGTGAGAAAAAGCGCAACGAAATTTTGCAGATGCTCACCCTGGAGCCCGATCTGGCAATCCTGGACGAGACCGATTCGGGGCTGGATATCGACGCGCTGAAGATCGTGGCTGCAGGGATTAACCGGTTCCGAAGCCCGGAGCGTGCCATCCTGCTCATCACCCACTACCAACGCATTCTCAACTACCTGGAGCCTGACCGGGTGCATGTGCTCATGGATGGCCGGTTTGTCATGTCGGGCGGCATGGAGCTGGCCCGCGAGCTGGAAGAGAAGGGCTACGGCTGGCTGCAGGCACCCACCAGCAACGGCGCGCCGGCACCGGCGGCCTAG